The following DNA comes from Flavobacterium sp. N3904.
TATGCCTCTTCCAAAAGTTCAGTCCATAGAATAGTATGATCCTTTCTGATAGTCAAAGCAAAAAGGATTCTTTTTTCAGGAGACAATTTTTCCACATCAATTGGCTTAAGTCTTATACCTACATCTTTAACTTTCTCTACTATTGATTTGCTCGCAAATATGATTTTTTTTGCAGTTTCATAATCAACACCATTTAGGACCGCAGGATCATATGTTGCTTTATCAAGTTCAGTCCATAGAATAGTAAAGTCTGGCCTTGTCTCTAAAGCGGCAATAATTTTTTGTGCGTCAGTTTGTATTGGAACTACATCAGTTTTAGGTTTTTCTCTAAATTTAAAAGTATCTTCATATTCAAGTTTAGGATTTTCGGTGACGTCATATTTGTATCGCTTAATTAAAAGTTTAATTATTGATTGCACACGAACATCTGTTTTTGGTAGGTCAGTAAGTACTAATATTTGAGCGGCCAAATCATTTTCTGATATTTTTGTTTTTGGGTCAACACCGGAATCTAATAATAATTTGTTTACTGTAGTAGCAAGCAGATTTTCGATAACTCCAATTTCGCTACTTGACGGAAGAGTATTTTTTACAACAGTACCTGGATCTGCAACAACTGGTGTACCTTCAGAATCGATTAAAAACTGTAGATCTTTTATTCTTACTTTTTGCTCAAACATTAATTTCTCAATTTCTAATAATTTAGTTATCGTATTTTTATTAACTGCTCTCGCCATTTTTATCAATTGCCCGTCAAAATTCTGATAGGTATCCGGTACATTCTGACCTTCAAAAGCGTCTTTAGTTTTGGCTATAAAATCTTTAGAATGTTCAGGATAATAATCCATTATCATTGCCGGCATACCGTTGTGAAGTGTAATGCCATCAATTCCAATAACTCCTAATCCCTTATAGTCCTTTAAGATGTTTATCATGTCAATTTCTTCCATCATTAATTTGAAGTAATCATTTTTACCTGGAAGCATTTTTGCTAAAACTTTCTTTGGATCTTCTCTTAGTTTATAGACTTCTTTTTGCTTCCCTAGAAGTGGAGGTTGGATTAGCGCCGCATTTTTATATGCAGGCAGAAAAAGAATTCCGCTTCGTTTCATTTTCCAGATATTAAAACTTGTTATTAGATTTTCATTGCCTAATTCAAAAATTTCTTGAGCAATTTCTTCTGTACCTAATTCTCCAATTAAGCTTTGCAGTATTTTTACAGGGTCTTCTATTTTTTCTAATAAAAAGTCCAAATCATAAGTTGGATTATGAGATTCTAGACGTTCCAACTCATAAGCCGTCGTACCCAATTTTGGGCTTAATTTTTCTAGTATTGGTGCCAATATTTTTTCTTTTAACTCGAGAGCATAAGTGGAGAACTCATTTTTAAAATCGGCAATAATCATTTGTCTGAAATAGCCTTCCAGATTTTTAAAAGCATGTGTAGTATCAAATTCTGGATGCTTTGCTTTAATTTCAGCTATTTCATTTCTGTTTTTTTGTGGTGTAAGTTCCTGTACAAGTTTTTTTGCTTCGTATTCGACTTGAAAATCACGTTTGTCATCTACTTCTTTTGATTTCCCCCATGTCCTTTTAAGATATTCTTTTGTATCTACAATTTTGTCACTAACCGGGGCATCATTCCAGGAAACAAGAAGATGTTTTATTGTTCCTACTTCTCCCGATGACAAACCTTCACCTGTTTTGGGGTTTGCAGCTTTAGTTTTATAATGACTTAATTGTTCTTCGACCCATTTTTCTTTTCCTCCAGTTACTTTTTGAAATTCTTCATTAGTTTTGGCAAGAATAATGTTTAGTTGGTCTTCAAGAGTGCTTTTATCTTGTACTTTAGAAATTGTAATTAAAGGTTTTACAGCATCTTTAAGATCTTCATGATCTATTAAAATACCCATTACCTGATTTGGTTCTGCATCGATTTCTTTTGCGATTTTGTCTTTTGCTTCCTGAAGAATTTCACTTTTATAGTTTCTCCATAATATTCTCTCTATCCAGTGTTTTTTTTGTATTCCTCCTGGCGGAGTATCCAATAAAACTCTTTTAAAAGAAGGTACGTTTCCAAGTAATTTTTCCCACCGTTCTGCCTGAGCATTACCTCTTTCTTCTAAATAAATGACTTTTAAACCAAGTAGGGCAGGACCTTCAAGAATACCACTTCTCATACCTACATTTACAAGATTATAACCGGATAATCTAGAAATGAAGTATAGCATTTTTAACTGCCCTTTTCTACCTTCAAGTTTAAAAGATGCTGGATAATGTTCGTTTTCCCAAAATTTAATCAATGATGGTTTGGTTACTTCCGCTTTTACATCATCACCTATATTTACTGGTGTCCAGCCTATTGAGCGAACTTGTTCTATTAAATGATTTTGACTTTCATGACTTGAGTAATGTTGCGGATGCGGATGATTTAGCCCACCGGTTTTTGACCATAACAGAGCATAATTACCTGGAGGCATCCCTATAGACCCTAGGAATTTAATTGTTGATTCTTCCTCTTTTTGCAACTGTTCTTTGTCAATACCAATCCAGCTATTCTTTATTGTTTTATAAGTTTCGACTGGATCATTTTTAAAACTTTCAGCGAGAATTGATGTTTCTGAGGTTACTGCTATTGCATGAAAGTTCTTGTATTCTTCTTTTGAACTTTTTAGAAATGTATGCCAGTTAGTATTTGCATTACTTGTTTTTTCGACAAAAACTCTGTTTTCTCCAACAATTTGCTTGAAAAGATTTACCATAGCTGTTTCTGAACTTTGGTGGTTATTATCTGTAACTATTAGCACACTCATATTTGGCTTAAGTGCAAGTGCTGCTGCAACACCATACATATCTCCACTCATATGCGCTCCAATAACCATTAAATCCTTTTTTTTGTCCTTTTTGTCAGTTCCCTTTTTTTTCTCTTTTTGTTTTCCAGAAAAAAATAGATCAAATTCTTTTTTATAGATATTTGCTCCAGACAGCATGTCTTCAAGATAAAGAGCATTAATAGCCGCAAGATCTTCAGGACTAATTTTATCAGCAGACTCTGTTTTGAGAATCTTTTTCATTTCAGGACCCAAACCAAAAATTTTACGCCCATTTTTTTTGTCACCTTTTAAATCTCTTATTTCTGATTTAATTGCTTTGGTGGGCGTATTTTTTGAAGCATATTTTCGAAGTTGGCCAATCTCCTGATCATTAGCTTTTTTATTGTAACGAATGATAAAACAAGCATCATATAAACAACTACCGTCTGATCTTGGAAGAACCTTGTTTAAAGCAAATTTTTGATTGCTTTTTTCTAAAGTAAATGGTCCGCCTTCTTTTGGAATAATGACCTGAAAATGATTTCCACCCTGAAAATATAAACTTCTTCTGCTTAAAGTTCCTTTTCCAATGGTTTCCGATCGTCTAATGTTTCCATTACCAACCGGCACATAGACATTAAACTTTATAAAGAATTTAAGAGCCAATGCTTTCGCTTGATCTATAGTTCCCCAAGCCGAAGATTTTTCGACATCATCTTTGTAAGCAGTTACTTCTTCTGGAGTTACTTCTGATTCTTCTATAGCTTTATGAACCGGTTTGGTATCCAATTCCAAAGATTTGACAGGGGTTTTATAATTCCTCTTTTTATTTTTTTTTGTTCTTCTTTTAATTATAGGTTCGTCACTGTCTCTAAGATCGTTAGTTTCAAGATTTCTCCATTTTTGTTTCAATCTTTTAGATAATGCTACTCTGTGTGCTAATTCACCAATTAACTCATTAAAGGAATGTATATCTCCCTCTTCCTGAAACTTGTAAAAATTGATCCAAACAGCTGTGCTATCATCTGTGTCAAAAGTTTGGTCCCCAATTGTGACTTCTTTGCGCTGAACTATTGAAAGCAATTGAGTTGTTCCCATTGCGGGATGAGAGGGCATTGAGTAGTTGTTAGAATTTCTCTGATCCGTCATTGATTTTGCTTTCGCCCCCATAACATCGGCCTCATTTTCCAATCCTTTATCATCATTTATATTAACCTTGCCTTTCATTTGCAAAGTAGGTTTTACTCTCCCTTGTTTTTGTTGTACTACATGCCACGCTTCATGTGGTAAATGTTTTTCTTGCCCCGAAGCAATGTGAATGTCTGTTCCTTGTGCATAGGCGTGTGCATTGATCTGAGCGGGTTGCGAAGAGTTGTAATGCACTTTTACATCATCCATAGAATGACCCGAAAGATTTTCTATTCCAGATTTTAAATTTTCTGGCAAACCAGTGTTGTTTTTTCTTTGAATAGGAGTAAAAGAAGATTCTTGAGTTGCAGTTTTCTCAGAAAGTTTTTGTTGCACAACAGGCAACTCCCTATTATCTTTTAACTGTACGGCACTATTGTTACCATTGCTATTGGCTGCACTAGTTTGTGTTCTATTTTGGGGTAATTTTTCCTGAAGCTGTGCCATTTTTAGTCTTTACTTTAAAATGTATATTGCGGTTAATTATACCTATGATGGATTTTTATGACTTCAAATCCGCTTTGATGTTTGGCAGGGTATTGTTTTAATTTAGAAAGTAACTATTCTTTTATTTTTATAAATTATGCAATTTGTTTTGTAAAATAAGTTGCAGGAACTTAGCGTTCATATCCAGCTCTAGGTAAGAGATTCATCTGCTTTCGTAAATCTTGTTCCGTTATGTTTCTGGCCTTCCGATCACGATCCTGTAGATTAATCTGGTAGGTTTGATTTCCGGCAAGATTATTGTCTATTATATGTTTATGAAACTTATGTTCGGGAGGAAGGGTATCAAGTCCAACAGTATTGATTTCTTCAAGATTAGTAGTTTCACCACGGGGAAAATCCGAATACGTATGCTGGCGTGAAGATAAAATGGGCATTCCTTTTTCATCGTAAGCCCCTAAACCACGATGAAAATGATCAGAGTGAATTAGTTCGTGACCCAGACTTATGCTTTGAGGACTTGACTCTCGCTTTGTCTTTCCGTTTGGCAACCTCACTTCACCTTCACGATCTTTATCTGAAAGATTCGCATCATAGTGTACTATTGTGCCAACTCCTACTCCCGGGGTAGCACCATTTACAAAAGCTCTTGCCTCATGTGTTAAGTATCCCTTTTTTTTCATGTATTGAAAGTCTTTAAACCAATCGATTGCCTTGCCAACTAATGAATTATCTGGGAGTATTGGCTGGCTACTGAGAGAATCCGCACCCAAAGATTCTTTAATGATAGTTGTATGTGTATGATTCACTAGACTTCGAATCAGGCTGTGACCAGGAGTTGGTGTAACTTTCTCTGCGTTGCGTCTTTTTGGTAAGAAGGAGACTTCTCCTGTTTCACTGTTAACGATAATTTTACCGGTTTCTCCTACAAGTTCTCTCAAATGTTCGGTTACCTTTCTTGTATATTCAGGGTTTGTGACATCTACTTTTAGTACGCGTTGTACAACAGAATGCTCCCGATTATCTTTTAATTGAACGGTATTAGTACCACTTCTATTTGCGGCAGTTACAGCAATTTTGTTTTCGGATACTTTTTTTTGGTGATGTTCCATTTTCTGCTTTTTTAAACGAAATTTCTAACGCTATTTTTTGACTATTATACGATGAGTGGTTCTGCCTTCCAATAGTGTCACATCCACCGGTCCCAAAGCCCCCGAATAATCAATAACCGAACAAAAAGAATGGTGCTTAACCATAAATTTCAAACGCTCAAGCTCCCGATCAAAATAGGGTAGTGCTACTTTTTTACCCGTAATGAGTTGTATTAAATGATTATTTTTTAATGGATATAATTCAAACAAGGGCTCATAAATTGGATATAAAATAGTTTCATCATCAACAATATCATCGGTCTCATACATCTTTTTTTTTAGTTTTTGACTGTGTATTTGGATTAAAAGGCTGAGATGTTGCTCCATTTTATATAGAATTCCATCCATAGCTTTTTTATCTGTTTTTGCTACTAAATAAAGAGTATTACTTGTAATTAAATAGCCATTAATAAAAAAAGCGTTGTCTTTGGTGCAATGATTTAAAGCCATTGCAATTATTGTATTTACATAATTGAAATCGAATTGTTTTTTCCATGCTCCTATTTTAAGTTCAATTTTATGACTGTAAAAGTGTTTTTTGGGAGCGCAAGGTTCAGGTTTTTTTTCAATTTTTCTCATGCTAGCTATCAATTCATTCGGGTAACACCTAAAGTTCGATTTTCTTTTTTAAATTCACGTCTGATTCCTTCAAGGAGATCGTTATAACCAATCTCTGTTTCATTTTTTTGAATAGCGGTTAAAGCACAATACCGAAGCACATTGATAATGGCACCTCCTGTTAATTCAAACTGTTCGGCGATGTTTTCTATATCAATATCGGAATCCAATTTGCATTTTCCCGAAAAGGCATTTTTCCATAATAGGATGCGCTCCTCGGGACTGGGCATTGTAAAATGGATCATGGATTGAAATCTTCTTGAAAAAGCCTCATCCATATTTTCTTTTAAATTGGAGGCAAGTATGACAACCCCCGGAAAATCTTCAATTCGTTGCAATAAGTAACCTGTTTGTTGGTTGGCATGTCTGTCATTTGATGAAGATGAAGCTGTTCTTTTGCCAAATAGCGCATCGGCTTCGTCAAAAAATAAAATCCAGTCTTTATGTTGTGCTACATCAAAAATTTTGGAAAGATTTTTTTCAGTTTCTCCTATGTATTTGGAGACTATCATAGAAAGATCGACCCGATACACTTCTCTATTGGTGCTTTTTCCAAGTAAAGTGGCGGTAAGGGTTTTTCCTGTTCCCGGCGGTCCGTAAAAAAGCGTTCTATACCCTGGCTTTATTTTGTTTTCAAGACCCCACTCTGTCATTAAGGTTGTTCCATAGTTTAACCAGGCATTAATTTCCATGACTTGTTCCATAACATGATTTTCTAAAACCAAATCGGACCAATTCATATTGGTTGAAATTTGTTGTGCCGGAAACGAGACACTGTGTTCCAATCGGGGTAAATTCCCTGTTATAAAATAGTGCAGCCAACGTTCATTGAGGGAAAGAATAGTATTTAAAACGGGCATATTTGACTCCGTGGTTTCCTGGATTAAAACCTGTTCTTTCGAAAGAATATTGCTGGAGCTAAGTACATTCAATACTTCGATTCTTAATTCTGGATTAACGGCAGTAATCAAAAAACAAAAGGTTTGACCAGTGGGAATAAATCCGCTATGGCTTTTGTTGATTACACCACCGAACTCCGTAAAACCACGATCGTACATTGCATTTTTACTAAAGAAAATATCCAGTATTTCGGGTTTTATTTGTGGAGCAATTATCAAGGCAAGACAAAGTCGCTCGTATTGATTGAGATTCCATTCTTTTAGTTTTTGATAAAAAGCATTGTCATCATCAATTTCGGGTAATGGAATGTCCATCCAATGTTTTTCATGTCCATCTTGAAGCAAGTAGCTACAAATAACCTGATCGATTACTTTTTGTAACCAATCCATTTCTTTATGCAGCACAATAATACCCTGATTAGTTTCCATAACTTCCGAATAATTTTTCAATATCGTCTAAATTGGAATCGGTCCATTTAAAATACAATAAAGCAGTGTTTGGATTTAATTCATTCGATTGTAACATATCCAAAAAACAAGCTTGTGCATTTTGCAGTATCATCTGTGGACTGTAAATAGTGTCATTTTGAAAATTGGAATCAAAAAAAGTATTGGCCCATTCGCTCGAATTATTTGTTTTGCTGATGAAATCACTAATAAAATATGCCAGTTTTTCGTCCTGTACAACCAGTTTTTTGGCTTTAAAATAGGCTGCTTTTCTTTTGGTTTCGCGATGATAATAGTCAATATCTTTTGATTGAATTGTTTTGGTGCTAGGATGACCAAAAATATCGACCAATCCAAAGTTTTCGATATCACTTGCCATTTCCAATTCAGCATTGGCTTCACTTGCAACGACCAATGTTGTATTTGTGGCGGTTGCACTTTCGGTTACGATATAAAGCTCCCGAAACGAGAACAATGTCTGAGTCAGTTTTATAATTAATTGCTGTTGGATTTCGTTCCAGTTATTGATTTTTACAGATTCTGGTGCTTCGGCCCGAAAAAGAAAGCTTCCTTTATTGGCAAAAGCCAGTATTTGTTTACTGAATTCAAAATGTCCTTCAATTGCGCCCTGGCCATTTCCTCGGCCTGAATACGGTTTAGACACGCCGTCACCAAAATTCCAATTTGACGGATTCAATGGAATAGTAGTACTTAATTCTACATCTTGTGGGCTGATGATACTATTGCGGTATAAATTCCCCAATAAAACAATTTCTCGATTTTTGATTTGAAAATAATCTCCCGGAAAGAGATTTTGATTTAATGGTTTGGTCGGTATAAATCCTCCTGTTTTTAAGTAAAAATGCCTGTAAAAATGCTTGTATATAAGATCCATAAACTTAAAATTTGTTGATTAAAGTCCACTGAACAAATTGCTGAAACAGTGGACATTTTATTTTTAGGAAGCTAATGCGGCAGCGTTTGCAGCAGCCAAAGCAGCTTGTAATGATTTAAGTTTTACCTGAGCCTTGTTCAAATTTGTAGTTGCTACATTCAACTGTCTGATAGTTTCATCATTTGCCTTGTTGGATTCCAAATAAGCGATTTTAGCATCACTATTGGCTTTGTAAAGCAAGGATTGTATGGAATTGTTTTCTAAAACAACTGTAGTTTCGTTCGGATTTTTTTGTCCTGTCAAGGTTGTATAAAGGTTCAAAGCCTGTTTTTGCTCGAGAGCGGTAGCGGCTTCAGACTCTAAGCACGAAGTTTGCGCTGCAAATATTGATTTTAAAGCAATCAGTGTCAAGGCAACGGCATTGTTGGCATCTGTACCGGCTGCATTTATCTTGGTAATTAAGTCATCTGAAATGAGTGGATTCAGTGATTTTTTGCGAATAACAAGGTTTGATAATTTATTGATAATTTCCACCGAATAGATGAGTTTATTAATCAATACAGTAACCTCTATGGCAACTTGCTCTGTGTTTTGATTTGCATCAGTCATTTTGGTAAATGCAATTTCAGAGTTTCCGCTTAAATCGATGGCATTTTGAATCACTTGATCGATAAGGTTTTTGTTGCTTAATGATTGGGTTCTGTAATTTTCGGCATCCAATAAATAGCCTTGGTACTTTATTGATTTTTGGGTTATGGCCGAAACAACTGTTGTTTGTTGTTGTACAACTGCTTCTGCATCTATTACTTGTGCGGTTAATAAATCAATATCTGATTTTTTCTTTTCTGTAATTCCATATCTTTTTGGATCAGAATTTAATACTTTAAGTTCCATATTTTATGATTTAATTGGTTAGTGTTTGTTGATTGTCATTTGCTGAAAAAACGAAAGATTCTTCGTTTTCCCAATCCGATAAATTATTGTTATATTGTTTTTTATTGGTTTCGGTTCCATTGTAGAAGGACAGAATTACTGGGATATACGTTTTGGAATCTATCAATGCATTACCAAAATTATCCGAAGTCGAGAAATCAATTTTGACTTCATAAGACAATGGGTCTTTAGAGGATGGTTCTGCTACACTGTAATTCCCAAAAGGGATATTTTCGGCTAATTTTAAATTGAAGAAAAAAGCTTTTTTATTTTTAATTGGTACAGGTGTCTTTAACAATTCTTTTTTAAGCGCCATATTCAATTGAGCCAAATTGTTTGTTGCGATTGTTAGTTTTGAATCAATATCTGCTTCAACTAAATTGTAATTGGCTATCGTATTTTTAATTATTAGATTTTCAGCTTTGATTGTTTCGGGATTCGCTTTAGGATCGGGGTGTTTGTTAAGTTCAGTATTTAAATTCTTGATTTTAGTTTTTAATGAGTCTAAATCTTCCGTATATTGATTGATGCCATTTTTTAAAGATTGCATCTCTTTTAATATGATAGACACTTCGATAACTTCTTCTAAATCGTCAAGTTCTTTGTTGGTGAAGAAATTGTCAGGGTAAGGCAAAAACATACATCTGTATTCCGTGATCTTATGGTCATCCTTTTTATTTACCGTAAAATTGATTGCGTAAGGAGAAAGTGTAGGTGTCTCTGAATCCTGATTATCCCTTTTTTCAGGAGCTTGAATAATTGTAACGTCTTTTATGGCATCCAAAGTTTTTTTAAGGCTAAAAGTTTCAGATGGCGCAGACAAGTAGTCGTCATAAGTATTTATTCCTTTCTTGAAATCTTCTGAAAAAACGGTTAAAAGAAAGATTACATATTTTTCTCCTAAAACAATCACTTCATTATCGGTATCCAATAAATCCAGCGTTTTGATGGTTTTAAAACCTTGTCTTTTTGATTTTTCAGCTATTTCATTTGCTTTTTTTGCTTCTTCTTCATCAGTAGTTGCTATGACCTCGGCTTTAGTAACTTCTGTTTTTGCATTAGCAGCATTTGTTAGTGCAATTTTTAAGGTATCGGCAGCAATTTTGGCTGAGTCAATGGCTTTTACTTCATTAAGTTTGGCATTTTCCAGCAATAGTTCCAGTTCATTCTGAGCTTTGATTGCGAGGGCTGAAGCCTTGACAAGTTCCGCATCTTTTGGATTTTTTTTAGCTGCTTCGGCAGCCTCAGAGGCTTTGTTTTTGGCGTGATCTAAGTCTTTTGTTACTTTTGATACCTCATTCTTGGTGTTTTGTACTGCAACATCTGAATCGCTTTTTGCTTTGGTTGCGGCAAGTACAATTGCATTCGTTTTGCTCAAATTATCCTTGGCTTCAATTGCTTTGGCTTTAGATAAGGTTGCTTTGGATGAGGCTTTAAAATAGTTGTCATAATCGGGAATAATGTTTGTACTGATATTTGATATAGCCTGAGTATTGCCGATAGGAGGAACTATTTGAATGTGTTGAAGTGCATTACTCATTAAATCTTCGGCAGCCGATGTCGAAAAAATAGATTTTTTACTTTCTTTCACTAAAAACAGATTGTAGCTTTTTACAGGGTTCTCCAATCCAAGTGAAGGGGTGTTTATTCCTTTTTCATCTGTATTAAAGGGACTTTTATAATAATCAAAGGAGACGTCATAAGAATCTTCAAAAAGGGTAGGGACTTTTACTCTTAAATTAGAATTAAGCCTTTTATTATTGATTTTATAGGCAACTTTGGCTGCTTCAAATTCTACCTTATTATATTCTATTATTCCTTCTGCACTTTTTGTAGTCATGCTGGCAGCTGCTTTTGCATCATTTTCTGTAGAAACAATGGCTGCCATTGCTGTAAAATCTGTATTGGCTACCTTGAGCAAATTGTCTATGGAAGCATCTGTGGCTTTTGCCTTGTCTTCAACTGTCGATGATGCGACTTCGGCAACAGAAGAGGAAGCTTCCATCGCATGTTGTGACGCCACTTCTGCAAGATAGGCCGTTCTATTCATTAGATTATAAGCCTCAATACTTTGTTGGTAAATTTGAGTGCCATAATCGGCAGCATTAATGATACTGAAAATGCTTCCCATATCGCTTGCCAATCGTACAATTGCATTGGTTGCAATTTGAATATTGGATGCGCTGACAGCCAAGTTGGTCACAGATTGTGCGGTGTATGTATTTTGCTGATTGGCTGACATCGTAATATTTGTGGAAATATTTTTGTTCTTGACAGCCTGCTCCTTAACAGCCTGGGCTTGATTGTATTTTTTTGTTGCCAACAGCAGTTTGTCATTGGTAACTATTTCTGCCCCTTCGGCGTAATAAAGTGCAAACATGGATGAATTCAATTGGGAATCCAACTTTTTTTGATTCATTTCCTGGCTTTCTAATGAAGCCAATACACTGGAATGTAAATTTTCACTGTAGCTGTTCATAATTGTTTTTTTTTTAGTTGATTAATTTTTTTAAGGAATCTTATTTATTTAAAGGTTTATTGTTTTTTAATAAGGCCAAATAACATGCAAGGGCTTATCCATCCAAGGGTATTTTATAATCGAAAAGGCAAAAGGAGACTTGTTTATCAAGACGTCATAAGCTCTTTTGTCTACGGTAAGCTCCCATTTGTCTGCCAATTCGACTAAGATTCCATCTCGCACAAGCCAGTTTCCCCTAAATCCGTCTATCGAGCAATCGCCTATGGCACTCCAATACGAAATGGCAGCTTTTATTAAACCGTCAATTAATTGTTTGTTGTCGTTAGAAATCTCAATTCCATCTGGTACTGCATGCGTAAGGGGCAAACCACAAAGCACTTTGTTCAATGGCAAAAAGGTTTCTTCTGTTTTGCTCAATCCTGTGATGACATATTGCAAATAGTGCACTGCATTAATTTGGTTTTCGGTACTACTAAACTGGTTATTGAGTACCAATTTAAGGCGTTCAAACAGCATAACGATATAGCTGTTTAGGATTACAATTCCGGCATTTCTCACCGCAATGCCTTCTTTGATTGGACTTTTGGCACTTTGATTGGTTTGTATTTTCTCAATCTTCGAAAGTATTTCAACCTTTTTTGAAGTTTGGAAGATTTGTTTTTCAGTATTCAGTACTTCCCTGAAGCTAAGTTGCAAAGACAATGGAAACTGATAAATATGCTTTTCAATATCCATTAGAAAATTTTTTTTGGAGACTCCTTTTTTGGTAACCAATTCCCAGATTAGTTCGTTCCAAATTTTTTCAATTGAAATAATCGTCCAATTGTTATTTGCGGAGGCCTTTATCAGCTTTCTGGTGAGAAGGCTTTGTATTTCTTTTGAAGTAATTCCTCTAAAATTGATAATGCCCAAAACGGAATGAAACTTCTGCAGAATTCTCAAATAGGACTCCTTGGTTTTGTCCAATTGAACTATGGCTCCGCATAAATGATTAAAATTCACGGTTCGGCTGAGCCAATCCATTTGAGCTTCGGGAATGAATTTTTTTTTGATTATTTTAAAAAATATTTTGGGATGTTTTAAAATGATTTCTTGAAGCAAATGGTTAATTTCAAATTTTCCTGTCCTGTCAAAATCAGTAGGAATTTGTTTTTGACAAATGATTAGGAAACACCATTCCTCTCTTTTTTTAGCGGTTAGCTTTTGGTTTAGAAATGAATTTTTATTTGTATTTGAAGGTCTGTTAGCGGCTGTTTCATTCATAATCAATCTGTTTTCTGGCATGTTGATGTCTTTATTTCCTTGAATTAATACGCAGAATTTCGTCACATCAATCGAACTATTGCTTTTCAATTGATTTAAAAAGGACTTCTGGATTTCAATTCCAAAAGATTTAATTTTTTTGGTTTGCATCAATTTTGTGATAAATTGAAAGTATTCTTTGCGTTTGCTATTGGTTACTTTTTTTGATAACTGAATAATAACAGTTTCAATAAATGATGATGAATTATGCTCGGGACGAAGAAGTATTTCTTCTATTCCAAATAGCAGCAAATCGTTATCGAGAAGTTCTTCGGGGAAATCGTATTTTTCCTTTGCATTAAGAATTTCATATACTGTTTGTATCGTTAGTACCAGTTTTGTTTTTTCAATGTTTGCTTCTTTTACCAGTAATTGCAATAGCTCGCGATTAAGAACCAACGGCAGTATTTTTTTTAGAAATTCTTTATTGCCATAAGAAAGCATAACCTCAAAAGCCATTTTGGGATGCAGGGAAATACTTTTGATGAGAGATCGTTGCAAGTCAATAAAAAGTTCTTTTTTGCTTGAAGTTTTTTGCAGTTGTAGTTCTAGTTTTGATAGTAAATTTTCGAAATGTTTTGCCGGATAATTGGAACTGTTGCGATTTATTTCGCTGCAATAAACGGCAGTCAAGTTGTTGTAAATTTCCATTGAACGGTTATTTTTTATGGAAGCAGGTATTTTTGCACTGGTAAAAGATTCCAATAATTTTTCAGTATCCAAATTATTCCTTTTGCCTAGTTTTTTTATGCAAAACAATAGG
Coding sequences within:
- a CDS encoding DUF4157 domain-containing protein → MAQLQEKLPQNRTQTSAANSNGNNSAVQLKDNRELPVVQQKLSEKTATQESSFTPIQRKNNTGLPENLKSGIENLSGHSMDDVKVHYNSSQPAQINAHAYAQGTDIHIASGQEKHLPHEAWHVVQQKQGRVKPTLQMKGKVNINDDKGLENEADVMGAKAKSMTDQRNSNNYSMPSHPAMGTTQLLSIVQRKEVTIGDQTFDTDDSTAVWINFYKFQEEGDIHSFNELIGELAHRVALSKRLKQKWRNLETNDLRDSDEPIIKRRTKKNKKRNYKTPVKSLELDTKPVHKAIEESEVTPEEVTAYKDDVEKSSAWGTIDQAKALALKFFIKFNVYVPVGNGNIRRSETIGKGTLSRRSLYFQGGNHFQVIIPKEGGPFTLEKSNQKFALNKVLPRSDGSCLYDACFIIRYNKKANDQEIGQLRKYASKNTPTKAIKSEIRDLKGDKKNGRKIFGLGPEMKKILKTESADKISPEDLAAINALYLEDMLSGANIYKKEFDLFFSGKQKEKKKGTDKKDKKKDLMVIGAHMSGDMYGVAAALALKPNMSVLIVTDNNHQSSETAMVNLFKQIVGENRVFVEKTSNANTNWHTFLKSSKEEYKNFHAIAVTSETSILAESFKNDPVETYKTIKNSWIGIDKEQLQKEEESTIKFLGSIGMPPGNYALLWSKTGGLNHPHPQHYSSHESQNHLIEQVRSIGWTPVNIGDDVKAEVTKPSLIKFWENEHYPASFKLEGRKGQLKMLYFISRLSGYNLVNVGMRSGILEGPALLGLKVIYLEERGNAQAERWEKLLGNVPSFKRVLLDTPPGGIQKKHWIERILWRNYKSEILQEAKDKIAKEIDAEPNQVMGILIDHEDLKDAVKPLITISKVQDKSTLEDQLNIILAKTNEEFQKVTGGKEKWVEEQLSHYKTKAANPKTGEGLSSGEVGTIKHLLVSWNDAPVSDKIVDTKEYLKRTWGKSKEVDDKRDFQVEYEAKKLVQELTPQKNRNEIAEIKAKHPEFDTTHAFKNLEGYFRQMIIADFKNEFSTYALELKEKILAPILEKLSPKLGTTAYELERLESHNPTYDLDFLLEKIEDPVKILQSLIGELGTEEIAQEIFELGNENLITSFNIWKMKRSGILFLPAYKNAALIQPPLLGKQKEVYKLREDPKKVLAKMLPGKNDYFKLMMEEIDMINILKDYKGLGVIGIDGITLHNGMPAMIMDYYPEHSKDFIAKTKDAFEGQNVPDTYQNFDGQLIKMARAVNKNTITKLLEIEKLMFEQKVRIKDLQFLIDSEGTPVVADPGTVVKNTLPSSSEIGVIENLLATTVNKLLLDSGVDPKTKISENDLAAQILVLTDLPKTDVRVQSIIKLLIKRYKYDVTENPKLEYEDTFKFREKPKTDVVPIQTDAQKIIAALETRPDFTILWTELDKATYDPAVLNGVDYETAKKIIFASKSIVEKVKDVGIRLKPIDVEKLSPEKRILFALTIRKDHTILWTELLEEAYNPQIFFGLDYETAKKIIFASKSIVDKVKGVGIKLKNAK
- a CDS encoding M91 family zinc metallopeptidase, with amino-acid sequence MEHHQKKVSENKIAVTAANRSGTNTVQLKDNREHSVVQRVLKVDVTNPEYTRKVTEHLRELVGETGKIIVNSETGEVSFLPKRRNAEKVTPTPGHSLIRSLVNHTHTTIIKESLGADSLSSQPILPDNSLVGKAIDWFKDFQYMKKKGYLTHEARAFVNGATPGVGVGTIVHYDANLSDKDREGEVRLPNGKTKRESSPQSISLGHELIHSDHFHRGLGAYDEKGMPILSSRQHTYSDFPRGETTNLEEINTVGLDTLPPEHKFHKHIIDNNLAGNQTYQINLQDRDRKARNITEQDLRKQMNLLPRAGYER